Proteins from one Syntrophaceae bacterium genomic window:
- a CDS encoding AMP-binding protein: MVDTLPKALASVAARQPGRAAMRRKDMGIWRDISWAGYLRQVRLAALGLHAIGVRRGERVAIIGENRPEWLYSALGTLAAGGTFVGIYTTNPVAECEYVAGHSESVVYICEDEEQLDKALVFRERTPKLRKLVVWNMEGLRHFRDPMLMSFDELLREGERLDGEQPDLFDRLVGEGRGGDVAGIIYTSGTTGPPKGAMLSHEGYLWVGRKAGEICRAGKDDETISFLPLNHVYEQIFDLMVHLTVGHTVNFTENTDTVMADMQEVSPTLFHAVPRIWEKYYSGIVLRMADATRLKRAAYGAAVRIGSRHNEECLAGRTPSFLMRLAYGLAYFAVFRKLKERLGFDRVKLGFSGAAPISHNILKYFQGIGIPIREGYGMTETTGITHMSDERHFKLGTVGRPLPETEVSISEDGEILVRHPGIFLGYWRDEENTREALRDGWLHTGDVGEIDDEGYLRITDRKKDLIITAGGKNVAPQYIENLLKFSPYINDAVVIGDGRKYLTAIIVIDEENVVKFAQDRKVSYTTFASLTRTEEVTALIREEVGKVNDQLARVENIRQFRILDKKLYTEDGEVTPTMKVKRKFINTQYADLIESMYTD; this comes from the coding sequence ATGGTTGATACCCTCCCCAAGGCCCTGGCGTCCGTCGCCGCGAGGCAGCCCGGACGGGCAGCCATGCGACGCAAGGACATGGGGATCTGGCGCGACATTTCATGGGCCGGATACCTGCGCCAGGTGCGTCTCGCGGCGCTGGGCCTCCACGCCATCGGGGTCCGCCGGGGAGAGCGCGTGGCGATCATCGGGGAGAACCGGCCGGAGTGGCTTTACAGCGCCCTGGGGACTCTTGCCGCAGGCGGGACCTTTGTGGGGATCTATACGACGAATCCCGTTGCCGAGTGCGAGTACGTGGCGGGTCATTCGGAATCCGTCGTCTACATCTGCGAGGACGAGGAGCAGCTCGACAAGGCCCTGGTCTTCCGGGAGCGGACCCCGAAGCTCCGGAAACTCGTGGTGTGGAACATGGAGGGGCTCCGGCATTTCCGGGATCCCATGCTGATGAGCTTTGACGAGCTGCTCCGGGAGGGAGAGCGCCTGGACGGGGAACAGCCGGACCTCTTTGACCGGCTTGTCGGGGAAGGCCGCGGCGGGGACGTCGCGGGGATCATCTACACGTCCGGCACGACGGGGCCTCCGAAAGGGGCCATGCTGTCTCATGAAGGCTATCTGTGGGTGGGAAGGAAGGCCGGCGAGATCTGCCGGGCCGGGAAGGACGACGAGACCATCTCCTTTCTCCCGCTCAACCATGTCTACGAGCAGATCTTCGACCTGATGGTTCATCTGACCGTCGGGCACACGGTCAATTTCACGGAGAACACCGATACGGTCATGGCGGACATGCAGGAAGTATCGCCGACCCTCTTCCACGCGGTGCCCCGCATCTGGGAGAAATACTACTCGGGCATCGTCCTCCGGATGGCCGATGCCACGCGCCTGAAGCGCGCCGCTTACGGGGCTGCCGTACGGATCGGCTCGCGGCACAACGAGGAATGCCTGGCGGGACGGACTCCGTCCTTCCTGATGCGACTGGCCTACGGACTGGCCTATTTCGCGGTCTTCCGTAAGCTGAAGGAACGGCTGGGTTTTGACCGCGTCAAGCTGGGATTTTCCGGAGCCGCCCCCATCTCCCACAACATACTCAAGTACTTTCAGGGCATCGGAATCCCCATCCGGGAAGGATACGGCATGACGGAGACCACGGGGATCACCCACATGTCCGATGAGCGTCATTTCAAGCTGGGCACGGTGGGAAGGCCTCTCCCGGAAACGGAGGTGAGCATTTCGGAGGACGGCGAGATCCTGGTGCGCCACCCGGGCATCTTTCTGGGATACTGGCGGGATGAGGAAAATACTCGGGAAGCCCTGCGGGACGGGTGGCTTCACACGGGAGACGTGGGGGAAATCGACGACGAGGGCTATCTCCGGATCACGGACCGGAAAAAGGACCTGATCATCACGGCCGGGGGGAAGAACGTCGCTCCCCAGTACATCGAGAACCTTCTAAAGTTTTCTCCTTACATCAACGATGCCGTCGTTATTGGCGACGGGCGGAAATACCTCACGGCGATCATTGTCATCGATGAGGAGAACGTCGTGAAATTCGCCCAGGACCGGAAGGTTTCCTACACGACCTTCGCCAGTCTCACGCGAACGGAGGAGGTAACGGCGCTGATCCGGGAGGAGGTCGGCAAGGTGAACGACCAGCTCGCCCGGGTGGAGAACATCCGGCAGTTCCGGATTCTCGACAAGAAGCTGTACACCGAGGATGGCGAAGTGACCCCGACGATGAAAGTGAAGCGGAAATTCATCAACACGCAGTATGCCGACCTGATCGAGTCCATGTATACCGATTGA
- a CDS encoding histone deacetylase encodes MTKKPRKTGLIFFPAFDWAISPTHPEREERLLYTQDQVFEEGLLDFENILEFKPGMATVEDINRAHICVPDARSVITESHLISAGGAITAADKVLRKEVDNAFALVRPPGHHAMLVVHGARGFCNINIEAVMVEYIRKHYGIRKVAIVDTDCHHGDGTQDIYWNDPDTLCISIHQDGRTLYPGTGFPEEMGGPNALGYTINIPLPPRTSDEGFLYTLENAILPILDDFQPELIINSAGQDNHYSDPITNMRFSARGYALLNDRLSPDIAVLEGGYSIEKALPYVNMGIILAMAGLDYDSVREPDFHAESLRQSDELTRKIERDVAEIHRLWKSRHSLKKKMVGDSRYTRRRKGIYYDTDGISEHQEETVRICEDCGGLVLIDSQADTGKRIYAVIIPHHACPACRLEGEDFFGKIPVQQYSHVYLQDRDKDNFQVKSR; translated from the coding sequence ATGACGAAGAAACCGAGAAAAACGGGGCTCATCTTTTTCCCCGCCTTCGACTGGGCCATTTCCCCCACCCACCCGGAGCGGGAAGAGCGGCTCCTCTATACGCAGGACCAGGTGTTCGAGGAAGGGCTGCTCGATTTCGAGAACATTCTCGAGTTCAAGCCGGGCATGGCAACCGTCGAGGACATCAACCGGGCTCACATCTGCGTCCCCGACGCCCGCTCCGTCATCACCGAATCCCACCTGATCTCCGCCGGCGGAGCCATCACCGCGGCCGACAAGGTGCTGAGGAAAGAGGTGGACAACGCCTTCGCCCTCGTCCGCCCGCCGGGCCATCACGCCATGCTGGTCGTGCACGGCGCCCGGGGATTCTGCAACATCAACATCGAGGCCGTCATGGTGGAATATATCCGGAAGCATTACGGCATCCGGAAAGTCGCCATCGTCGATACGGACTGCCACCATGGCGACGGCACCCAGGACATTTACTGGAACGATCCCGACACCCTGTGCATCTCCATCCACCAGGACGGCCGGACGCTCTACCCGGGTACGGGCTTCCCGGAGGAAATGGGGGGACCGAACGCCCTCGGATACACGATCAACATCCCCCTGCCTCCCCGGACATCCGACGAGGGATTTCTCTACACGCTGGAAAACGCCATCCTGCCGATCCTGGACGATTTCCAGCCCGAATTGATCATCAACTCTGCGGGCCAGGACAATCACTACAGCGATCCGATCACGAACATGCGCTTCAGCGCCCGCGGATACGCCCTTCTGAACGACCGGCTGTCCCCCGACATCGCTGTTCTGGAAGGCGGGTACTCCATCGAGAAGGCCCTGCCCTACGTGAACATGGGCATCATCCTGGCCATGGCCGGCCTCGATTACGATTCCGTCCGGGAACCCGACTTCCATGCCGAGTCCCTGCGCCAGTCGGACGAACTGACGCGGAAAATCGAGCGGGACGTGGCGGAGATCCACCGGCTCTGGAAAAGCAGGCATTCCCTGAAGAAGAAGATGGTCGGTGATTCCCGATACACCCGGCGGCGAAAGGGTATCTATTACGATACGGACGGCATCTCCGAACACCAGGAGGAAACGGTCCGCATCTGCGAGGACTGCGGCGGTCTCGTTCTGATCGATTCACAGGCGGACACGGGGAAGCGGATCTACGCCGTGATCATCCCGCACCATGCCTGTCCTGCGTGTCGCCTGGAAGGCGAAGATTTCTTCGGGAAGATTCCCGTCCAGCAGTACTCCCATGTCTATCTCCAGGACCGGGACAAAGACAATTTCCAGGTAAAATCGAGATAG
- a CDS encoding enoyl-CoA hydratase — translation MSDVLLKERTEDGILILTLNRPDAMNCFNFDLLAVLADTIREANFDLDLRCIIITGSKAGDDPKKWSFSTGADLKERRTLTQDQVRRFIFTIRNTFTAVEQVRIPVIAAINGFAFGGGTELALACDIRIASSNVLMGLTETSLAIIPGAGGTQRLPRIVGMAKAKELIFTARRFGAQAALDIGLVSKVVEPDKLMEAALELAREIAKNGPIGVAQAKFAINYGMEASLGVALPLESKAYEVTIPTKDRLEALAAFAEKRKPVFKGE, via the coding sequence ATGTCGGACGTACTGCTGAAAGAAAGAACCGAGGATGGCATCCTGATTCTCACTCTGAATCGGCCCGATGCCATGAACTGCTTCAACTTCGACCTGCTGGCGGTGCTGGCGGACACGATCCGCGAAGCCAACTTCGATTTGGATCTGCGCTGCATCATCATCACCGGCTCCAAGGCCGGCGACGATCCCAAGAAGTGGTCCTTTTCCACGGGGGCCGATCTGAAAGAGCGACGGACCCTGACCCAGGACCAGGTGCGACGGTTCATCTTCACGATTCGCAACACCTTCACGGCAGTGGAGCAGGTCCGCATCCCCGTCATCGCCGCCATCAACGGCTTTGCCTTCGGCGGCGGTACCGAATTGGCGCTGGCGTGCGACATCCGCATCGCATCGTCCAACGTCCTGATGGGACTGACGGAAACGTCCCTGGCGATCATTCCGGGTGCCGGCGGCACTCAGAGGCTTCCGCGGATCGTCGGGATGGCGAAGGCGAAAGAGCTGATCTTCACGGCCCGGCGGTTTGGTGCCCAGGCAGCCCTCGATATCGGGCTGGTGAGCAAGGTCGTGGAGCCCGACAAACTGATGGAAGCGGCCCTGGAACTGGCCAGGGAAATCGCCAAAAACGGCCCCATCGGGGTCGCTCAGGCGAAGTTCGCCATCAACTACGGCATGGAAGCCAGCCTGGGCGTAGCCCTGCCGCTGGAATCCAAGGCCTACGAAGTGACCATTCCCACGAAGGACCGGCTGGAGGCACTGGCGGCTTTCGCGGAGAAGCGGAAACCCGTTTTCAAGGGCGAGTAA
- a CDS encoding DUF948 domain-containing protein: protein MLEISLIIISGAFLLFVLFLIPFLLQIWRAAKNITLSLEILNHSLPGILKNLEETSASVNRSTLLVTAQVETLAIYMQKFHGLLAILAEVESILRGRLRHPVVRSLSTLAAAARGVQAFWRVLRAPDGSRSRRESALPE from the coding sequence ATGCTGGAAATCAGTCTGATCATCATCAGCGGTGCTTTTCTCCTGTTCGTCCTTTTCCTGATTCCCTTCCTGCTTCAGATTTGGAGGGCGGCGAAGAATATTACCCTATCTCTGGAAATCCTCAACCACAGTCTTCCCGGGATTCTGAAGAATCTCGAAGAGACGTCCGCGAGTGTCAACCGGTCGACGTTGCTGGTCACTGCGCAAGTGGAAACACTTGCCATCTATATGCAGAAGTTTCATGGGCTCCTGGCCATTCTGGCGGAAGTGGAATCGATACTTCGCGGACGCCTGAGGCACCCGGTTGTTCGTTCATTGTCGACTCTCGCAGCGGCGGCAAGAGGTGTGCAGGCATTCTGGAGGGTCCTTCGTGCGCCGGATGGAAGCCGATCCCGTCGTGAATCCGCCTTGCCTGAATAA
- a CDS encoding hydantoinase/oxoprolinase family protein produces the protein MILGIDVGGTHTDAVLIENLVVKRKTKVPTDEKNLLNSLLAVTTNLLRDEQPEKLERVVLSTTISTNAIVQKKTDRVGMILISGPGLPPSLLPVHEDSIHIRGYSNHRGAEMAAIDPEEVAQASRRFQEKEIRHLGVVGKFSTRNPKQETVVRDLLDGSYRHISMGHRLSGHLNFPRRIATTYLNESIWRRYNTFITQIQGFVRDQGITVPIYILKADGGTFDIEHSREFPVQTILSGPAASIMGILSMARCRRDAVALDMGGTTTDIALFADGVPLLEPFGVTIEGHKTLIRGLKTKSIGVGGDSLVSVTDGRLQIGPVREGPAYACGGPCPTPTDAMIVLGMTDIGDALLARRAMEDIGRQLNMGIEDAARAVYEETCRIVSAAVTSMVEEVNNKPVYTIHEILEGKKLIPKTLFVVGGPAGAIAPRMAELLGCPAQIPEHAEVANAIGAALARTTAEMTLLADTEQQLLTIAEDGYQEAIPARFTRADAIRIGQDRLRKKVMAMGAREEDLEIEVIEDMEFNMVKQFYTTGKNIRVKVQVKPGLIAGFTEGGKA, from the coding sequence ATGATCTTGGGCATTGATGTTGGGGGAACGCATACCGATGCAGTCCTGATTGAAAATCTGGTTGTCAAGCGCAAGACAAAAGTTCCAACCGACGAGAAAAACCTCCTGAATTCGCTTCTGGCCGTCACGACCAACCTCCTCCGGGATGAACAGCCAGAGAAACTTGAACGCGTTGTCCTGAGCACGACCATCTCCACAAACGCCATTGTCCAGAAGAAAACGGACCGCGTCGGAATGATCCTCATCAGCGGTCCCGGACTGCCGCCGTCTCTGCTGCCCGTTCATGAGGACAGTATCCATATTCGCGGTTATTCGAACCACCGGGGGGCGGAAATGGCGGCCATCGACCCGGAGGAGGTCGCCCAAGCGTCGAGGCGGTTTCAGGAAAAAGAGATCAGACATCTTGGAGTGGTCGGCAAGTTCTCCACCCGGAACCCGAAACAGGAGACCGTGGTCCGGGATCTTCTGGATGGATCCTATCGACACATCTCCATGGGACACCGGCTGTCGGGTCATTTGAATTTTCCACGGAGGATCGCCACCACCTACCTCAACGAGTCGATCTGGCGGCGGTACAACACCTTTATCACCCAGATCCAAGGCTTCGTCCGCGACCAGGGCATCACCGTTCCCATCTATATCCTCAAGGCGGACGGAGGGACCTTCGATATCGAGCATTCGCGCGAATTTCCCGTCCAGACGATTCTCTCCGGGCCGGCAGCGAGCATCATGGGCATCCTCAGCATGGCCCGCTGCCGCCGGGATGCGGTCGCCCTGGATATGGGCGGAACGACAACCGACATCGCCCTTTTCGCCGACGGTGTACCCCTTCTGGAACCCTTCGGCGTCACCATTGAAGGCCACAAAACCCTGATTCGCGGGCTGAAGACGAAGTCCATCGGCGTGGGAGGAGACAGCCTTGTCAGCGTTACGGACGGCCGGCTGCAGATCGGACCCGTACGGGAAGGACCGGCCTATGCCTGCGGAGGCCCCTGCCCGACGCCGACGGACGCCATGATTGTCCTGGGAATGACCGATATCGGTGATGCGTTACTGGCCCGAAGGGCCATGGAAGACATCGGCCGGCAGTTGAATATGGGGATCGAGGATGCGGCCCGGGCCGTTTACGAAGAGACCTGCCGAATCGTCTCGGCGGCGGTGACATCCATGGTCGAAGAGGTCAACAACAAGCCCGTTTACACGATCCACGAAATCCTGGAAGGCAAGAAACTGATTCCCAAGACCCTGTTCGTGGTTGGAGGTCCCGCCGGAGCAATCGCTCCGCGAATGGCGGAACTCCTTGGCTGCCCCGCACAGATCCCCGAGCACGCCGAAGTGGCCAATGCCATCGGCGCCGCGCTGGCCCGCACCACTGCCGAGATGACGCTCCTTGCCGACACGGAACAGCAGCTCCTGACCATCGCGGAAGACGGTTACCAGGAGGCGATCCCGGCCCGCTTCACCCGGGCGGATGCCATCCGGATCGGGCAGGATCGGCTGCGCAAAAAAGTCATGGCCATGGGAGCGCGGGAAGAGGACCTGGAGATCGAAGTGATTGAAGACATGGAATTCAACATGGTCAAGCAGTTCTATACGACCGGGAAGAACATCCGTGTCAAGGTGCAGGTCAAGCCGGGATTGATCGCCGGTTTTACCGAAGGGGGGAAAGCATGA
- a CDS encoding pyruvate carboxyltransferase: protein MATEYDYWKIFPRMPKKVSIGDITIRDGFQHEEKFISTQAKIFYGQEMILAGCRELEVTNLAAATTPQFVDAAEVMKAMRSDEFRKRASRQGIDLDKDVCLTCVTIREPSVDIAIRMRKEGYGPDRILMMVSTDPEHHFANSGTTLTHYWREAERCIQKARDAGIKMVGTVSTIWGSPISGATELKDAVEFTKRWFQIGAHDIEHADHDGSANAADVYRYFSMVLDAMPNPEAHLCHLHETKRIASSSVLAALQAGITRFEATLGGLGGQPANFLDDCPIRGTGEYYYDDPRFVGLVTMEDLLVQIDELGIEHGYDVDRVLWLGRKMEKTTGRRLRSEAIYNGRTQKAGHMKFARPGLKKLIDKLGEKPGQRTPQDWTAEAVLPEPWGPADPIWKK from the coding sequence ATGGCGACAGAGTACGATTACTGGAAGATTTTCCCCCGGATGCCCAAAAAGGTGTCCATCGGGGACATCACGATCCGTGACGGTTTCCAGCACGAGGAGAAGTTCATCTCCACGCAGGCGAAGATCTTCTACGGACAGGAAATGATTCTGGCGGGCTGCCGGGAACTGGAAGTGACCAACCTGGCCGCCGCCACGACGCCCCAGTTCGTGGACGCAGCAGAGGTCATGAAGGCCATGCGGAGCGACGAGTTCCGGAAGCGGGCTTCCCGCCAGGGCATCGACCTGGACAAGGACGTCTGCCTGACATGCGTCACGATCCGGGAACCCTCGGTGGACATCGCCATCCGGATGAGGAAGGAAGGGTACGGTCCCGACCGGATCCTCATGATGGTCTCCACGGATCCGGAGCACCACTTCGCGAATTCAGGGACGACCCTGACCCACTACTGGCGTGAGGCAGAGCGTTGCATCCAGAAGGCTCGGGATGCCGGGATCAAGATGGTCGGCACCGTCAGCACCATCTGGGGGAGCCCCATCAGCGGCGCCACGGAGTTGAAGGACGCCGTGGAGTTCACGAAGCGCTGGTTCCAGATCGGCGCCCATGACATCGAGCACGCCGACCACGACGGCTCCGCCAACGCGGCCGACGTGTACCGTTATTTCTCCATGGTCCTGGACGCGATGCCCAACCCGGAGGCTCATCTGTGCCACCTGCACGAGACGAAGCGCATTGCCTCTTCATCCGTCCTGGCGGCCCTGCAGGCGGGGATCACCCGCTTCGAGGCCACTTTGGGCGGCCTGGGCGGCCAGCCGGCCAACTTCCTCGATGACTGTCCCATCCGGGGCACCGGAGAGTACTACTACGACGACCCGCGCTTCGTCGGTTTGGTCACCATGGAGGATCTCCTGGTCCAGATCGATGAGCTGGGCATCGAGCACGGCTATGATGTAGATCGCGTTCTCTGGCTGGGCAGGAAGATGGAGAAGACGACGGGCCGTCGGCTCCGCTCCGAAGCCATTTACAACGGGCGGACTCAGAAGGCGGGTCATATGAAGTTCGCCCGCCCGGGCCTCAAGAAACTGATCGATAAACTGGGCGAGAAGCCTGGACAGCGGACACCCCAGGACTGGACGGCCGAAGCCGTTCTGCCGGAACCCTGGGGACCGGCGGATCCGATCTGGAAGAAATAA
- a CDS encoding 4-carboxymuconolactone decarboxylase: MDPPYLMWRQFDKDLANDFSRFITGNLYSRTVLTLPERQMAACAMLAALRATGELKLHVNAALNVGCDPRKLAEIFFQVATYAGMPAVNEALEVYRDVLKERGEWPVK; this comes from the coding sequence ATGGATCCCCCGTACCTGATGTGGCGCCAGTTCGACAAGGATCTGGCCAACGACTTTTCCCGGTTTATCACGGGAAACCTTTACTCCAGGACGGTGCTGACCCTGCCGGAACGGCAGATGGCGGCCTGCGCCATGCTGGCAGCCCTCCGGGCTACGGGCGAGTTGAAATTGCACGTCAATGCCGCCCTGAACGTGGGCTGCGATCCCCGGAAGCTGGCGGAGATCTTCTTCCAGGTGGCGACCTACGCCGGCATGCCCGCCGTCAACGAAGCGCTGGAGGTTTACCGGGACGTCCTGAAGGAGCGGGGCGAATGGCCCGTCAAATGA
- a CDS encoding HNH nuclease family protein, whose product MATKSGATTGRSPEDLVRELKRDAERARDEGYRERSLAIHGLVCAKCGRSFDAANRHLLTVHHRDGNHHNNPADGSNWENLCIYCHEDEHSRGLLGDYLEGNSGGSEAGLVYRDERQPSAGSFGLLGDRLKQAFQKTKK is encoded by the coding sequence ATGGCGACGAAAAGCGGCGCGACGACGGGCCGTTCCCCTGAAGATCTCGTCCGGGAGTTGAAAAGAGATGCAGAACGAGCCCGGGATGAAGGGTATCGGGAACGATCGCTGGCCATCCATGGACTGGTCTGTGCCAAGTGCGGCCGGTCCTTTGATGCGGCCAACCGACATCTGCTGACGGTTCACCACCGGGACGGAAATCACCACAACAATCCGGCCGATGGAAGCAACTGGGAGAATCTCTGTATTTACTGCCATGAAGATGAACACAGCCGCGGGCTCCTTGGCGATTACCTGGAGGGAAATTCCGGCGGTTCCGAGGCCGGACTGGTTTACAGGGATGAAAGGCAACCATCCGCCGGGTCCTTCGGCCTCCTCGGGGACCGTCTGAAACAGGCCTTCCAGAAAACGAAAAAGTGA
- a CDS encoding acetyl-CoA carboxylase biotin carboxyl carrier protein subunit has product MAVEVVAPMPGTIAEILVSVGDDVKADEELIILEAMKMENPIVAPADGKVTEIKVEEKDKVDTNQVLVVLG; this is encoded by the coding sequence ATGGCAGTAGAAGTTGTGGCCCCGATGCCGGGGACCATTGCGGAGATTCTGGTGAGTGTCGGTGACGATGTGAAGGCGGATGAGGAGTTGATCATCCTGGAAGCCATGAAGATGGAAAACCCCATTGTGGCCCCGGCGGACGGAAAGGTCACCGAGATCAAGGTGGAGGAGAAGGACAAGGTCGACACCAATCAGGTCCTGGTCGTTCTGGGGTAG
- a CDS encoding YtxH domain-containing protein codes for MSNRTTDLLTGLLIGGLIGAALGILYAPKSGKETREDIGRKSEEWMAKAKEEYEEAVERSKKIYEATVSRLKSIEEVAKEKAGDVEGKVSELAAQGKASLQENTGRLKRAIDAGVEAFKEEKGKTT; via the coding sequence ATGTCCAACAGAACGACGGATTTACTGACGGGACTGCTTATTGGCGGTCTGATTGGCGCCGCGTTGGGCATCCTCTATGCCCCGAAGAGCGGCAAGGAGACGAGGGAGGATATCGGACGGAAATCGGAAGAATGGATGGCCAAGGCGAAAGAAGAGTATGAAGAAGCCGTTGAGCGGAGCAAGAAAATTTATGAAGCCACGGTGAGCCGTTTGAAGTCCATTGAGGAAGTGGCGAAGGAAAAGGCCGGCGATGTGGAAGGAAAGGTTTCAGAACTGGCGGCACAGGGTAAGGCCAGCCTTCAGGAAAATACCGGCCGATTGAAACGGGCTATCGATGCCGGCGTGGAGGCCTTCAAGGAGGAAAAGGGAAAGACCACCTGA
- a CDS encoding propionyl-CoA carboxylase, translated as MAEEKKKLTRAERLEAEREKNLQHWLAQDEILFKHREEAFDIGGADQVARLAKQNKKPMRDLIKLLIDPGTEFFELGLDAGYDIGKKRLYGGEIYESEKRGHIPGGGVVTGIGTVMGKDCMIFANENRYAAGTYFPITLKKHMRAQAIAEQCELPCVYLTDSGGINLPLQVGCFADDGHFGSMFYNMCRMSAKGIRQYTLSTGGNTAGGAYIVYLASESIMIEKMAYAFLAGPPMVKSAIGETVSMEDLGGAYVHTQHSGGCDHFVRTQEEGVAKLRAMMEFEPTSKLYIDRRETREPKFDFKEMMRGTPTDTYQYINIKETIKCLADDSYFYEYKPTYGPGRGDSIIAGKMWMKGIPVGVIASNASGVIYIDAARKATEWMIRCGNSKLPVLFLQGSPGYMVGKAEEWGGIGKYGSDMVRACTCLDTPKVTYVIGPDHGAANYGMCGRAFKPRFAFTNMRGRTTVMSGETAGFIVETVRRKNIVDKGGAVNEEEMAAFRKMMRDRYDAEGHPFYTGSLLFHDGVIAFSEARDKITRAFEVSLRVPIKKSDWGDLKV; from the coding sequence ATGGCAGAAGAGAAAAAAAAATTGACAAGGGCTGAGAGACTCGAGGCCGAAAGGGAGAAGAATCTGCAGCATTGGCTGGCGCAGGATGAGATCCTGTTCAAGCACCGGGAGGAGGCCTTTGACATCGGCGGCGCCGATCAGGTCGCCCGGCTGGCGAAGCAGAACAAGAAGCCCATGCGCGATCTCATCAAGCTGCTGATCGATCCCGGAACGGAATTCTTCGAACTGGGGCTCGACGCCGGTTACGACATCGGCAAGAAGCGCCTCTATGGCGGAGAGATCTACGAATCGGAAAAGCGTGGTCACATTCCCGGAGGCGGCGTCGTCACGGGCATCGGCACGGTCATGGGAAAGGATTGCATGATCTTTGCCAACGAAAACCGCTACGCCGCAGGCACCTATTTCCCCATTACACTGAAGAAGCACATGCGGGCCCAGGCGATTGCCGAGCAGTGCGAGCTGCCCTGCGTCTACCTCACCGATTCAGGCGGCATCAACCTGCCTCTCCAGGTGGGATGCTTTGCCGACGACGGCCACTTCGGCAGCATGTTCTACAACATGTGCCGCATGTCAGCCAAGGGGATCCGGCAGTATACCCTCTCCACGGGCGGCAACACCGCGGGCGGCGCCTACATCGTCTACCTGGCCAGCGAGTCCATCATGATCGAGAAGATGGCCTACGCCTTCCTGGCAGGTCCCCCCATGGTCAAGTCGGCCATCGGCGAGACCGTCTCCATGGAAGACCTGGGCGGCGCATACGTCCACACCCAGCATTCCGGAGGCTGCGATCACTTTGTCCGGACCCAGGAAGAGGGTGTCGCGAAGCTCCGGGCAATGATGGAGTTCGAACCGACATCGAAGCTCTACATCGACCGCCGGGAGACCCGGGAGCCGAAGTTCGATTTCAAGGAAATGATGCGGGGGACCCCGACGGACACGTACCAGTACATCAACATCAAAGAGACGATCAAATGCCTCGCCGACGACAGCTACTTCTATGAGTACAAGCCCACCTACGGCCCCGGCCGCGGTGATTCCATCATCGCCGGCAAGATGTGGATGAAGGGAATCCCGGTCGGTGTCATCGCCTCCAACGCCAGCGGCGTCATTTACATCGACGCGGCCCGGAAGGCGACGGAGTGGATGATCCGCTGCGGCAATTCCAAGCTCCCCGTTCTCTTCCTCCAGGGCTCCCCCGGCTACATGGTCGGCAAGGCCGAGGAGTGGGGCGGCATCGGCAAGTATGGTTCCGACATGGTCCGGGCCTGCACCTGCCTCGACACCCCGAAGGTCACCTACGTCATCGGTCCCGACCACGGCGCCGCCAACTACGGCATGTGCGGCCGGGCGTTCAAGCCCCGATTCGCCTTCACGAACATGCGGGGCCGCACGACCGTCATGTCCGGCGAGACGGCGGGCTTCATCGTCGAGACGGTTCGCCGCAAGAACATCGTCGACAAGGGCGGCGCGGTGAACGAGGAAGAAATGGCCGCCTTCCGCAAGATGATGCGCGACCGGTATGATGCCGAGGGTCATCCCTTCTACACCGGGTCGCTCCTCTTCCACGACGGCGTGATCGCCTTCAGCGAGGCCCGGGACAAGATCACCCGTGCCTTCGAGGTCTCACTGCGCGTGCCCATCAAGAAGTCCGACTGGGGCGACTTGAAGGTGTAA